The proteins below come from a single Microbacterium sp. SLBN-154 genomic window:
- a CDS encoding serine/threonine-protein kinase: MPSIPSPPEPLLDGRYRLGDLVGEGGMARVYRAEDVLLGRTVAVKVLRPGVEGSASPERARAEVAALAALNHPALVMLLDASLEPGKPEYLVMEFVEGQTLARTLSAGPLPPTEVAALAAELAEALHVVHGGGVVHRDLKPANILVTPSPLPHRRFRAKLADFGIAYLLDSARITTPGTVIGTASYLAPEQVRGAAPAPPADIYALGLVLLEALTGTRAFPAASAAEAALARLGAPPLIPADVGPGWRALLERMTDLDPARRPAALEVAVATAGLTGSTPVEMATAVLPATGRGEEPTAVLAPAPPAGAASSTRRRRAPVVWGAVAAGAALILGLGTWAAVSASTAEPGPAAPVPATTDPSESPAPATTTSDPGVDPAVEQPADPAPPADEQTQRDAEKAQREAEKEAEKARREAEKEAERAREDAEEGDGDG; encoded by the coding sequence GTGCCCTCCATCCCCTCCCCACCCGAGCCGCTCCTCGACGGTCGCTACCGCCTGGGAGACCTCGTCGGCGAGGGCGGGATGGCGCGGGTGTATCGCGCAGAGGACGTCCTCCTCGGGCGCACGGTGGCCGTCAAGGTCCTGCGCCCGGGGGTGGAGGGATCGGCTTCGCCCGAGCGCGCACGGGCCGAAGTCGCGGCTCTGGCCGCCCTGAACCATCCGGCCCTGGTGATGCTTCTGGACGCGAGCCTGGAACCGGGCAAGCCCGAATACCTCGTCATGGAGTTCGTGGAGGGGCAGACGCTCGCCCGGACGCTGTCGGCCGGCCCACTCCCCCCGACCGAAGTGGCGGCACTCGCCGCCGAACTCGCCGAGGCCCTGCACGTGGTCCACGGAGGCGGTGTCGTGCACCGCGATCTCAAACCCGCCAACATCCTGGTCACACCCTCTCCCCTGCCCCATCGCCGGTTCCGTGCCAAGCTGGCGGACTTCGGCATCGCCTACCTGCTCGACAGCGCGCGGATCACCACACCCGGCACCGTGATCGGCACCGCGTCCTACCTGGCCCCTGAGCAGGTGCGTGGTGCCGCCCCCGCCCCACCAGCCGACATCTACGCGCTGGGATTGGTGCTGCTCGAGGCGCTGACCGGCACGCGGGCATTCCCTGCCGCGTCCGCAGCCGAGGCGGCACTGGCACGCTTGGGGGCACCGCCTCTCATCCCTGCGGACGTGGGGCCGGGATGGCGGGCGCTCCTGGAGCGCATGACGGATCTCGATCCCGCCCGCAGGCCCGCAGCGCTGGAGGTCGCCGTGGCGACGGCGGGACTCACCGGCAGCACGCCGGTCGAGATGGCGACCGCCGTTCTCCCGGCAACCGGGCGCGGTGAGGAGCCGACGGCGGTCCTCGCTCCTGCTCCTCCCGCCGGCGCGGCCTCCTCCACCCGACGTCGCCGCGCCCCGGTCGTCTGGGGAGCCGTCGCGGCGGGCGCGGCACTGATCCTGGGACTGGGGACGTGGGCCGCCGTCAGCGCCAGCACCGCGGAGCCCGGACCGGCGGCGCCGGTGCCGGCGACGACCGACCCGAGTGAGAGCCCTGCCCCTGCGACGACGACCTCCGACCCCGGGGTGGACCCGGCGGTGGAGCAGCCCGCCGATCCCGCCCCGCCGGCCGACGAGCAGACACAGCGCGACGCGGAGAAGGCCCAGCGAGAGGCCGAGAAGGAAGCAGAGAAAGCACGCAGGGAGGCCGAGAAGGAAGCAGAACGCGCACGCGAGGATGCCGAGGAGGGCGACGGCGACGGCTGA
- a CDS encoding 3-isopropylmalate dehydrogenase — protein sequence MSRVVKLAVIPGDGIGPEVVAEAEKVLDAVTADGGVTFDKTRFSLGAGRYLDTGDTLTGDDLAAIAGHDAILLGAVGGVPGDPRLKDANIERGLLLRLRFELDHYVNLRPSKTYPGSVTPLADPGDIDFVVVREGTEGPYVGNGGAIRRGTPQEVANETSVNTAFGVERVVRYAFDLAERRSRRLTWVHKTNVLVHAGAIWQRIVREVAAEHPDVAVDYLHVDAATIFLVTNPRRFDVIVTDNLFGDILTDLAGAVTGGIGLAASGNINPAGAFPSMFEPVHGSAPDIAGQQKADPTAAILSVALMLDHLGLGAQADRVTLAVEEDIAARSGAPRTTSQIGDDIVARLQA from the coding sequence ATGTCGCGTGTGGTGAAGCTGGCCGTCATCCCCGGAGACGGAATCGGCCCGGAGGTCGTGGCCGAGGCTGAGAAGGTGCTGGATGCCGTCACGGCGGACGGTGGTGTCACCTTCGACAAGACCCGGTTCTCGCTCGGCGCCGGGCGCTACCTCGACACCGGGGACACCCTCACCGGTGACGATCTCGCCGCGATCGCGGGGCACGACGCCATCCTTCTCGGCGCCGTCGGCGGCGTGCCGGGCGACCCGCGGCTGAAGGACGCCAACATCGAGCGCGGCCTGCTGCTGAGGCTCCGCTTCGAGCTCGACCACTATGTGAACCTCCGGCCGTCGAAGACGTATCCCGGCTCGGTCACACCGCTGGCGGACCCCGGCGACATCGACTTCGTCGTGGTGCGCGAGGGCACCGAGGGCCCGTACGTCGGCAACGGCGGTGCGATCCGCCGAGGAACGCCGCAGGAGGTCGCCAACGAGACATCCGTCAACACCGCCTTCGGTGTCGAGCGCGTCGTCCGATATGCCTTCGATCTCGCCGAGCGCCGCTCGCGTCGGCTGACCTGGGTGCACAAGACCAATGTGCTCGTCCACGCCGGGGCGATCTGGCAGCGCATCGTGCGCGAGGTTGCGGCGGAGCATCCGGATGTCGCCGTAGACTATCTCCACGTCGACGCGGCCACCATCTTCCTGGTCACGAACCCCCGTCGTTTCGACGTCATCGTCACCGACAACCTCTTCGGCGACATCCTGACCGACCTGGCCGGCGCCGTCACCGGTGGCATCGGCCTCGCCGCCTCCGGGAACATCAACCCCGCGGGGGCGTTCCCGTCGATGTTCGAACCCGTCCACGGCTCGGCTCCCGACATCGCCGGGCAGCAGAAGGCCGATCCGACCGCGGCGATCCTCTCGGTCGCACTGATGCTGGACCATCTGGGTCTCGGCGCCCAAGCCGATCGCGTGACCCTCGCGGTCGAGGAGGATATCGCCGCCCGCAGCGGCGCCCCGCGCACGACCTCGCAGATCGGCGACGACATCGTCGCACGCCTCCAGGCGTAA
- a CDS encoding branched-chain amino acid aminotransferase codes for MTLIDSDPDTGLAPLQFAVTKNLAAKTPAERDAILANPGFGTHFTDHMVDICWSVGGGWHRPRVQPYGPIAMDPAAAVLHYGQEIFEGIKAYRHADGSIHTFRPDQNGRRLQRSARRLALPELPVSYFIQSLREIIAVDGAWVPSGADQSLYLRPFMFAKEAFLGVRPAHKVNYYVIASPAGAYFKGGVQPVSIWLSEDYSRAGKGGTGAAKTGGNYAASLLPQSEAYENECDQVVFLDEHRNVEELGGMNIIFVFKDGRIVTPQSESILEGITRDSILQLAIDRGHHVEGRAVSIDEWREGVASGDIVEVFACGTAAVVTPIGVLKGKGFLDEQPVGELALSLREELTDIQYGRREDRHGWLLRLDG; via the coding sequence ATGACGCTCATCGACTCAGATCCCGACACCGGCCTCGCGCCGCTGCAGTTCGCCGTCACCAAGAATCTCGCGGCGAAGACGCCGGCCGAGCGCGACGCGATCCTCGCCAACCCCGGCTTCGGCACCCATTTCACCGATCACATGGTCGACATCTGCTGGTCGGTGGGTGGCGGATGGCACCGCCCGCGGGTGCAGCCGTACGGTCCGATCGCGATGGACCCCGCCGCCGCCGTCCTCCACTACGGCCAGGAGATCTTCGAGGGGATCAAGGCCTATCGGCACGCCGACGGTTCCATCCACACCTTCCGTCCCGACCAGAACGGCCGGCGCCTGCAGCGCTCGGCGCGGCGACTCGCCCTCCCCGAGCTCCCGGTGAGCTACTTCATTCAATCGCTGCGCGAGATCATCGCCGTGGACGGCGCATGGGTGCCCAGCGGCGCGGACCAGAGTCTGTATCTGCGGCCCTTCATGTTCGCCAAGGAGGCCTTCCTCGGCGTGCGGCCCGCCCACAAGGTCAACTACTACGTCATCGCAAGCCCCGCCGGTGCCTACTTCAAGGGCGGCGTGCAGCCGGTGTCGATCTGGTTGAGCGAGGACTACTCGCGCGCGGGCAAGGGCGGCACCGGTGCGGCCAAGACCGGGGGCAACTATGCCGCGAGTCTGCTGCCGCAATCCGAGGCCTACGAGAACGAGTGCGACCAGGTGGTGTTCCTCGATGAGCACCGCAACGTCGAGGAACTCGGCGGGATGAACATCATCTTCGTCTTCAAGGACGGGCGGATCGTCACCCCGCAGTCGGAGTCGATCCTCGAAGGGATCACGCGCGACTCGATTCTGCAGCTCGCCATCGACCGCGGCCACCACGTCGAGGGCCGGGCGGTCTCGATCGACGAATGGCGCGAGGGTGTCGCCTCCGGTGACATCGTCGAGGTGTTCGCCTGCGGCACCGCGGCCGTGGTCACCCCGATCGGGGTGCTGAAGGGCAAGGGCTTCCTCGACGAGCAGCCGGTGGGCGAGCTGGCGCTGTCTCTGCGCGAAGAGCTCACCGACATCCAGTACGGACGCCGCGAGGACCGCCACGGGTGGCTGCTGCGGCTCGACGGCTGA
- a CDS encoding MBL fold metallo-hydrolase — MRVTKHEHAALTLEDSGSTLVIDPGAFTDPLYDLRDVAGIVLTHEHPDHWTADHLDRILKMSPGTPIYGPPGVAAAAAGFDVIAVNPGDRLELGPFRLRFFGGQHAVIHSSLPVVDNVGVLVNDVFYYPGDSYTVPGGVDVQVLAAPLGAPWLKIGEAIDFVLAVKPRQAFGTHDMTLSILGRDMHRGRLRWATEQNGGEFLDLDPGESIEV, encoded by the coding sequence ATGCGAGTCACCAAGCACGAACACGCCGCGCTCACCCTCGAAGACTCCGGCTCGACGCTGGTGATCGATCCCGGCGCCTTCACCGACCCCCTCTACGACCTGCGCGATGTCGCAGGGATCGTGCTGACGCACGAGCACCCTGACCACTGGACGGCCGATCATCTCGACCGCATCCTGAAGATGTCGCCGGGCACCCCCATCTACGGTCCGCCGGGCGTCGCCGCGGCGGCCGCGGGCTTCGACGTGATCGCGGTGAATCCCGGCGACAGACTGGAGCTCGGTCCGTTCCGCCTCCGGTTCTTCGGCGGCCAGCACGCGGTCATCCACTCCTCCCTCCCGGTCGTCGACAACGTCGGGGTCCTCGTCAACGACGTCTTCTACTACCCCGGCGACTCGTACACCGTTCCCGGGGGCGTGGACGTGCAGGTGCTGGCCGCACCCTTGGGTGCCCCCTGGCTGAAGATCGGCGAGGCGATCGACTTCGTGCTCGCGGTGAAACCTCGGCAGGCCTTCGGGACCCATGACATGACCCTGTCGATCCTCGGGCGGGACATGCACCGTGGGCGACTGCGCTGGGCGACCGAGCAGAACGGCGGCGAGTTCCTCGATCTCGACCCCGGGGAGTCGATCGAGGTCTGA
- a CDS encoding MFS transporter — translation MMTLTQEIELADAAGRRVGWRGWAALVVLMLPVLLVSVDNTVLSFALPAISADLAPSSTQQLWIIDAYPLVLAGLLVTMGTLGDRFGRRRMLLLGATGFATVSALAAFAPSAEWLIAARAGMGVFGAMLMPSTLSLLRSIFTNRDQRRFAIAVWASMFSAGSALGPIVGGILLEHFSWGSVFLMAVPVLIPLLILAPLLVPESRDPHPGRFDPVSIALSLATMVPVVYGIKELAVYGVAGPAPLLILAGLGFGVLFVRRQLRVQNPMLDMRLFRVGTFSGALVVNLLSVVGLVGFLFFVAQHLQLVLGLTPLESGLALVPGLAAMIAAGLTVVPIAKRIAPRIVVPVALAFSVLGYLLIAAAGDDTGPGLLIGAFVALGMGIGAAETVSNELILASAPPAKAGAASAVSETAYELGAVLGTTVLGGLLTALYRTNLVLPEDVPAAVAAEAQETLAGAVQAAADLGGVAGQAVQAAAAQAFSAGVSVTALIGAGLVVLAAAVAATTLKGSRAS, via the coding sequence ATGATGACACTGACACAGGAGATCGAACTCGCCGACGCCGCAGGCAGGCGGGTGGGATGGCGTGGCTGGGCGGCCCTCGTCGTCCTCATGCTCCCCGTGCTGTTGGTCTCGGTCGACAACACGGTGCTGAGCTTCGCGTTGCCCGCGATCTCCGCCGATCTCGCCCCCTCCAGCACGCAGCAGCTGTGGATCATCGACGCATACCCGCTGGTCCTCGCAGGTCTGCTGGTCACGATGGGGACGCTCGGCGACCGGTTCGGTCGGAGACGGATGCTGCTGCTGGGCGCGACCGGCTTCGCGACGGTCTCGGCCCTGGCCGCCTTCGCCCCGAGCGCCGAGTGGCTGATCGCCGCCCGCGCCGGGATGGGCGTCTTCGGGGCGATGCTGATGCCGTCGACCCTGTCGCTGCTGCGCAGCATCTTCACCAATCGCGATCAGCGTCGCTTCGCGATCGCGGTGTGGGCTTCGATGTTCTCGGCGGGTTCTGCGCTGGGACCGATCGTCGGCGGCATCCTCCTCGAGCACTTCTCCTGGGGATCGGTGTTCCTCATGGCCGTGCCCGTCCTCATCCCCCTCCTGATCCTCGCCCCGCTCCTGGTCCCCGAGAGCCGCGATCCGCACCCGGGACGCTTCGATCCCGTGAGCATCGCGCTCTCCCTGGCGACGATGGTCCCCGTCGTCTACGGCATCAAGGAACTCGCGGTCTACGGGGTGGCCGGGCCCGCCCCGTTGCTGATCCTGGCGGGGCTGGGATTCGGCGTCCTGTTCGTGCGCCGGCAGTTGCGGGTGCAGAACCCGATGCTGGATATGCGCCTGTTCCGCGTGGGAACCTTCAGCGGCGCGCTCGTGGTGAACCTCCTCAGCGTGGTGGGGCTCGTCGGCTTCCTCTTCTTCGTCGCGCAGCACCTCCAGCTCGTCCTCGGGCTCACGCCGCTGGAATCGGGCCTGGCGCTCGTCCCGGGCCTGGCCGCGATGATCGCGGCGGGTCTGACGGTCGTGCCGATCGCCAAGCGCATCGCTCCCCGCATCGTCGTGCCGGTGGCGTTGGCGTTCTCGGTGCTCGGGTACCTCCTCATCGCGGCGGCGGGCGATGACACCGGTCCGGGGCTCCTCATCGGCGCGTTCGTCGCGCTCGGGATGGGAATCGGCGCTGCGGAGACCGTCTCCAACGAGCTGATCCTCGCCAGCGCGCCGCCCGCCAAGGCCGGCGCGGCAAGTGCGGTGTCCGAGACGGCGTACGAGCTCGGTGCGGTGCTCGGGACGACGGTGCTCGGGGGTCTTCTGACCGCGCTGTATCGGACGAACCTGGTGCTCCCGGAGGATGTCCCGGCCGCGGTGGCCGCGGAGGCGCAGGAGACCCTCGCCGGGGCCGTGCAGGCGGCGGCGGATCTCGGAGGCGTCGCGGGGCAGGCCGTGCAGGCGGCGGCGGCGCAGGCGTTCTCCGCCGGGGTGAGCGTCACCGCGCTCATCGGGGCGGGACTGGTGGTCCTCGCCGCGGCCGTCGCGGCCACTACTCTGAAGGGATCCCGCGCCTCGTGA
- a CDS encoding DeoR/GlpR family DNA-binding transcription regulator — protein sequence MYATERQDAIERQLLTAGRVSVVDLARDFGVTTETVRRDLDALERAGALRRVHGGAVAASRGGTSETAVADRGAVHGDEKARIAVRAAEALAGLGGSIFIDAGTTTAAFARELAVRTPVDGAARLELVTHAVPIAFELGARADLPLTLIGGRVRGLTAAAVGSAAVEAIAQLRPDVAVIGTNGISAAFGLSTPDPEEAAVKRAVVTAARRVIVLADTSKVGAEYLVRFAGLEDIDVLVTETRPPADLGDALESADVEVWTA from the coding sequence ATGTACGCGACGGAGCGACAGGACGCGATCGAGCGGCAGCTGCTGACGGCGGGTCGTGTATCCGTCGTCGACCTCGCGCGTGACTTCGGGGTGACCACGGAAACCGTGCGACGCGACCTCGACGCGCTGGAGCGCGCGGGCGCGCTGCGTCGGGTTCACGGCGGCGCGGTCGCCGCATCACGCGGCGGAACCAGCGAGACCGCTGTCGCCGACCGAGGCGCGGTGCACGGCGACGAGAAAGCGCGCATCGCCGTTCGCGCAGCCGAAGCGCTGGCCGGCCTCGGCGGATCTATCTTCATCGACGCGGGAACGACGACGGCGGCGTTCGCTCGGGAGCTCGCCGTCCGCACCCCCGTCGACGGTGCCGCACGGCTCGAGCTGGTCACCCACGCCGTTCCCATCGCCTTCGAGCTCGGAGCCCGCGCGGATCTGCCCCTCACCCTCATCGGCGGGAGGGTGCGGGGTCTGACGGCGGCCGCCGTCGGCTCGGCAGCGGTCGAGGCCATCGCTCAGCTTCGCCCCGACGTCGCGGTCATCGGCACGAACGGGATCTCGGCCGCCTTCGGACTCAGCACGCCCGACCCCGAGGAGGCGGCGGTCAAGCGGGCCGTCGTGACCGCTGCGCGGCGGGTCATCGTCCTCGCCGACACCAGCAAGGTCGGCGCGGAGTACCTGGTGCGGTTCGCGGGGCTCGAGGACATCGACGTCCTCGTCACCGAGACCAGGCCACCCGCAGATCTCGGCGATGCGCTCGAGAGCGCCGACGTGGAGGTGTGGACCGCATGA
- a CDS encoding TetR/AcrR family transcriptional regulator, which produces MSRPPLAREKVLDAFEALLIDEGERGSTLDATARAAGVSKGGLLYHYASKETLEQALLERLHALVDADVAATAAAPEGPIAYFLRTSVMNDDALDRALLAVARLAQGGNAAASEALRDVRAKWADVLRPHTRDAAALDLVMLVSDGLYFNNALGGGNVPGPTPRGSALDALVGLVERAAGT; this is translated from the coding sequence ATGAGCAGACCGCCCCTCGCCCGCGAGAAGGTCCTCGATGCATTCGAGGCGCTGCTCATCGACGAGGGCGAACGAGGGTCGACCCTCGACGCGACCGCGCGGGCCGCAGGGGTCTCCAAGGGCGGATTGCTCTACCACTACGCCTCGAAGGAGACGCTCGAGCAGGCACTGCTCGAGCGTCTGCACGCGCTCGTCGATGCGGACGTGGCCGCGACCGCTGCAGCGCCGGAGGGTCCGATCGCCTACTTCCTGCGCACGTCGGTGATGAACGACGACGCCCTGGATCGGGCACTGCTCGCGGTGGCGCGCCTGGCTCAGGGCGGCAACGCCGCGGCCAGCGAGGCGCTGCGCGACGTGCGGGCGAAGTGGGCCGACGTGCTGCGCCCGCACACCCGTGACGCCGCGGCGCTGGACCTGGTCATGCTCGTCAGCGACGGTCTCTACTTCAACAACGCCCTGGGCGGCGGGAACGTCCCCGGACCGACGCCGCGCGGAAGCGCGCTGGACGCGCTCGTGGGACTCGTGGAGCGCGCGGCGGGCACCTGA
- a CDS encoding fumarylacetoacetate hydrolase family protein, with the protein MRVARFSHNDTISYGIVDDGELVVLAGDPMFAGFDPTGERVPLGAVTLLAPVIPRSKIVCVGRNYQDHAAELGNDVPAEPLLFFKPNTAVIGPGDAIVLPPQSERVDFEGELAAVIGRVTKNVPAERALDHVFGYTIGNDVTARDLQRSDGQWSRAKGFDTFCPLGPAIETEFDPTAPARLTTRRNGETVQSAPLTDMIFSVADIIAYASAAFTLLPGDVVLTGTPAGVGPIVAGDTVDVEIEGLGTLRNTARAAGEG; encoded by the coding sequence GTGAGAGTCGCCCGCTTCAGCCACAACGACACGATCAGCTACGGAATCGTCGACGACGGCGAACTCGTCGTCCTCGCCGGCGACCCGATGTTCGCCGGCTTCGACCCGACCGGGGAGCGGGTGCCGCTCGGCGCGGTGACACTGCTGGCGCCGGTCATCCCGCGCTCGAAGATCGTCTGCGTCGGTCGCAACTATCAGGATCACGCCGCCGAGCTCGGCAACGACGTGCCGGCCGAGCCGCTGCTGTTCTTCAAACCCAACACCGCCGTCATCGGCCCCGGCGATGCGATCGTTCTTCCGCCGCAGTCGGAGCGGGTCGACTTCGAAGGAGAGCTCGCCGCCGTGATCGGCCGGGTGACCAAGAACGTCCCCGCCGAGCGCGCCCTGGATCACGTGTTCGGCTACACGATCGGCAACGATGTCACGGCCCGCGATCTGCAGCGCAGCGACGGGCAGTGGTCGCGCGCGAAGGGGTTCGACACCTTCTGCCCGCTCGGGCCGGCGATCGAGACCGAATTCGACCCCACGGCGCCTGCGCGTCTGACGACCCGGCGAAACGGCGAGACCGTGCAGAGCGCACCGCTGACCGACATGATCTTCTCCGTCGCCGACATCATCGCCTACGCCTCGGCGGCGTTCACGCTGCTTCCCGGCGATGTGGTGCTCACGGGGACCCCGGCCGGAGTAGGACCGATCGTCGCCGGCGACACGGTCGACGTCGAGATCGAGGGGCTCGGTACCCTCCGCAACACCGCGCGCGCCGCCGGCGAGGGGTGA
- the gltX gene encoding glutamate--tRNA ligase, which translates to MPATPDPRTTTATGSDVRVRFCPSPTGLPHVGLVRTALFNWAYARHHGGTMVFRIEDTDAARDSEESYLQLLEALQWLRIDWDEGVEVGGPHAPYRQSQRHEIYRGVLEKLIASGAVYESFSTAEEIDARNEASGRAKQLGYDNFDRDLTEEQKAAYRAEGREPAWRLRVPDEDLTYIDLIRGEVTFPAGSFPDFVIVRAGGVPLYTFVNPVDDALMGITHVLRGEDLMPSTARQLALYRALMDAGVTTFIPRFGHMPLVLGDGTKKLSKRDPRADLFLQREKGFIPEGLLNYLALLGWSIAPDRDVFSLDELVAAFDIADVNPNPARFDQRKAESINGDHIRMLEPGDFAGRIVPYLAAAGVIADPPSDDQAALLWEAAPLVQERLQLLGDVPGMLGFLFVDEPDYDADAVAGLPANATEVLVASVGALELVPAGEWTAAAVQDALARALVEELGLKPRVAYGPPRVAITGRRVSPPLFESMELLGKAESVRRLGRLVAHLGR; encoded by the coding sequence ATGCCTGCCACGCCCGATCCCCGCACCACGACCGCCACCGGTTCCGACGTCCGCGTCCGGTTCTGCCCCTCGCCGACAGGTCTGCCGCACGTCGGACTCGTGCGCACCGCCCTGTTCAACTGGGCCTACGCACGACACCACGGCGGCACCATGGTGTTCCGCATCGAGGACACCGACGCGGCGCGCGACAGCGAGGAGAGCTATCTGCAGCTCCTCGAGGCGCTCCAGTGGCTGCGGATCGACTGGGACGAGGGCGTCGAGGTGGGCGGCCCCCACGCGCCCTACCGTCAGTCGCAGCGGCACGAGATCTACCGCGGCGTCCTGGAGAAGCTCATCGCGTCCGGCGCGGTGTACGAGAGCTTCTCCACCGCCGAGGAGATCGACGCCCGCAACGAAGCGTCAGGCCGCGCCAAGCAGCTCGGTTACGACAATTTCGACCGTGACCTCACCGAGGAGCAGAAGGCCGCCTACCGCGCCGAAGGCCGCGAGCCGGCCTGGCGCCTGCGAGTGCCGGACGAGGACCTCACCTACATCGATCTCATCCGCGGTGAGGTGACCTTCCCCGCGGGGTCGTTCCCCGACTTCGTCATCGTGCGTGCCGGCGGCGTTCCGCTCTACACCTTCGTCAACCCCGTCGACGATGCGCTGATGGGGATCACCCATGTGCTCCGCGGCGAAGACCTCATGCCGTCCACTGCCCGCCAGCTCGCTCTGTACCGCGCGCTCATGGATGCGGGGGTGACGACCTTCATCCCGCGCTTCGGCCACATGCCGCTCGTGCTGGGCGACGGGACCAAGAAGCTCTCCAAGCGCGATCCTCGCGCCGATCTCTTCCTCCAGCGGGAGAAGGGCTTCATCCCCGAGGGGCTTCTGAACTACCTCGCCCTGCTCGGCTGGTCGATCGCCCCCGACCGTGACGTGTTCAGTCTGGACGAGCTGGTCGCGGCCTTCGACATCGCCGACGTCAATCCCAACCCCGCGCGCTTCGATCAGAGGAAGGCGGAGTCGATCAACGGCGATCACATCAGGATGCTGGAACCCGGCGACTTCGCCGGTCGCATCGTGCCCTACCTCGCCGCTGCGGGCGTCATCGCAGACCCGCCCTCGGACGATCAGGCGGCGCTGCTGTGGGAGGCCGCTCCTCTGGTGCAGGAGCGGCTGCAGCTGCTCGGCGATGTCCCGGGCATGCTCGGCTTCCTTTTCGTCGACGAGCCGGACTACGACGCCGACGCGGTGGCGGGTCTCCCGGCGAATGCCACCGAGGTGCTCGTCGCCAGCGTCGGTGCCCTCGAGCTCGTGCCGGCGGGGGAGTGGACCGCGGCGGCCGTGCAGGACGCCCTCGCGCGCGCCCTCGTCGAAGAGCTCGGGCTGAAGCCCCGAGTGGCGTACGGTCCGCCCCGCGTCGCCATCACCGGGCGTCGCGTCTCCCCGCCGCTGTTCGAATCGATGGAGCTCCTCGGGAAGGCCGAATCGGTGCGTCGGCTGGGCCGGCTCGTCGCCCACCTCGGCCGATGA
- a CDS encoding MFS transporter — MAGSPDAAGSSRSRPVTGFDDDLAAAALIQRRTVRVLSAGQVLGGIAFGATISLGAILAGEVSGDESLSGLAAAAVTLGTAVTAVPLAALARRRGRRLSLASGMAIALVGVAGVITAVATASFPLLLVAFLLVGAGQAANLQSRFAAADLATDATRGRDLSIVVWATTIGAVLGPNLTGPGEVVGDLLGLPALTGPYVFTVLGQSLAIILYLTALRPDPLLTAQQLVISREAAGGSPIAPRADRPWPARYAIFAIAAAHGVMVSVMAMTPVHLLHQGATLTVIGFTISLHIAGMYAVAPVFGLLADRVGRIPTILVGQAILAAALVTASFGQDSTLWVTVGLILLGLGWSASTVAGSALLTEASSEAHRTRRQGASDFLMSLVGAAGAILAGVVLGWIGYGGLAVAVSIAVIATSALAPLALRGRARAGA, encoded by the coding sequence ATGGCCGGGAGTCCGGATGCCGCGGGCTCATCGCGCTCACGACCGGTGACCGGGTTCGACGACGATCTCGCCGCGGCGGCGCTCATCCAGCGCCGGACCGTGCGGGTGCTCTCGGCCGGGCAGGTCCTCGGCGGCATCGCCTTCGGTGCGACGATCTCGCTCGGTGCGATCCTCGCCGGCGAGGTCTCGGGCGACGAGTCGCTGTCAGGGCTCGCCGCCGCAGCCGTCACCCTGGGCACGGCCGTCACCGCCGTCCCTCTCGCCGCGCTGGCGAGACGACGCGGGCGGCGGCTGTCACTGGCCTCCGGGATGGCGATCGCGCTCGTCGGCGTCGCGGGCGTGATCACCGCCGTGGCCACGGCATCGTTCCCGCTCCTGCTCGTCGCCTTCCTGCTGGTCGGTGCGGGGCAGGCGGCGAACCTGCAGTCCCGCTTCGCGGCCGCCGACCTCGCCACCGACGCCACTCGAGGGCGCGATCTGTCGATCGTGGTCTGGGCGACGACGATCGGCGCGGTCCTCGGCCCGAATCTCACCGGCCCCGGCGAGGTCGTCGGCGATCTCCTCGGCCTGCCCGCCCTGACCGGTCCGTACGTCTTCACCGTCCTCGGACAGTCGCTTGCGATCATCCTGTACCTGACGGCGCTCCGGCCCGACCCGCTCCTCACGGCGCAGCAGCTGGTGATCAGCCGAGAGGCGGCGGGCGGGTCGCCCATCGCGCCGCGAGCCGACCGGCCCTGGCCCGCGCGGTACGCCATCTTCGCCATCGCCGCGGCGCACGGGGTGATGGTGTCCGTCATGGCGATGACGCCGGTGCACCTGCTGCACCAGGGCGCGACGTTGACGGTCATCGGCTTCACCATCAGTCTCCACATCGCCGGCATGTACGCCGTCGCACCGGTGTTCGGCCTGCTCGCCGACCGTGTCGGTCGCATCCCGACCATCCTCGTCGGTCAGGCGATCCTCGCCGCAGCGCTCGTCACGGCCTCCTTCGGACAGGATTCGACCCTCTGGGTCACGGTCGGGCTCATCCTCCTCGGCCTCGGATGGAGCGCGTCGACGGTCGCGGGGTCGGCGCTCCTCACCGAGGCGTCGTCGGAGGCGCACCGCACGAGGCGCCAGGGCGCGAGCGATTTCCTGATGAGTCTCGTGGGGGCCGCGGGAGCCATCCTCGCGGGCGTGGTGCTCGGATGGATCGGGTACGGCGGGCTGGCGGTGGCGGTATCGATCGCTGTGATCGCGACCTCGGCGCTGGCCCCCCTCGCGCTTCGCGGACGGGCGCGGGCGGGCGCCTAA